From Angustibacter sp. Root456, the proteins below share one genomic window:
- the thiE gene encoding thiamine phosphate synthase, whose product MTRTETEPRPRTARSRRLDAARLYLCTDARRERGDLEPFLDAVLGAGVDVVQLREKHLEAAEELDLLATFAAACRRHGALLAVNDRADLAVTAGADVLHVGQRDLTPAQARAVVGPDVIIGRSTHDPQQAAQAADDHDVDYFCTGPVWTTPTKPGRAATGLDLPRAAAAAEPAKPWFAIGGIDERRLPEVLAAGARRVVVVRAVTQAVDPAAAVRALRAHLTP is encoded by the coding sequence GTGACCCGCACCGAGACCGAACCCAGGCCGCGCACCGCTCGATCGCGTCGACTCGACGCGGCGAGGCTCTACCTGTGCACCGACGCCCGACGCGAGCGCGGCGACCTCGAGCCGTTCCTCGACGCCGTCCTCGGCGCCGGCGTCGACGTCGTGCAGCTGCGCGAGAAGCACCTGGAGGCCGCCGAGGAGCTCGACCTGCTGGCGACCTTCGCGGCGGCCTGCCGGCGCCACGGTGCGTTGCTCGCGGTCAACGACCGCGCCGACCTGGCGGTGACCGCGGGCGCCGACGTCCTGCACGTCGGGCAGCGCGACCTCACGCCGGCGCAGGCGCGCGCGGTGGTCGGGCCGGACGTGATCATCGGTCGCAGCACGCACGACCCTCAGCAGGCCGCGCAGGCCGCCGACGACCACGACGTCGACTACTTCTGCACCGGGCCGGTCTGGACCACGCCCACCAAGCCGGGGCGGGCGGCGACCGGGCTCGACCTGCCGCGAGCCGCGGCGGCCGCCGAGCCGGCGAAGCCGTGGTTCGCCATCGGCGGCATCGACGAGCGGCGGCTGCCGGAGGTGCTGGCGGCGGGCGCGCGGCGGGTCGTCGTCGTCCGCGCTGTGACGCAGGCGGTCGACCCGGCTGCGGCCGTCCGCGCGCTGCGGGCGCACCTGACCCCCTGA
- the thiO gene encoding glycine oxidase ThiO — protein MDVVVIGAGVIGLSCAWRLAQQGAEVTVVDDGGPAASDVAAGMLAPVTEAAFGEEPLLRLACHAVATYPSYVDELGGSEVVPVRHEGTLSVGLTADDRAELARLTTYRDGLGLRTEQLTRRDTREREPFLAASVGGALLAADDLSVDNRAVRAALRAQARAAGAEMLTGGPARLQVDAGRAVGVAVGVDEVRADVVVLAAGARSSVVDGVPEHALPPVVPVKGHVLRLRPQPGRHGPPALTHTVRALVHGREVYLVPRADGELVVGATVEHQGLDDTVVVAAVRGLLRDAHEVLPIVDELALAEVSTGLRPGTPDNAPVVGWSAVPGLFVATGHYRNGILLSGVTGEEVARQVAGHPPSALWQQLGPRRFTLQEAHA, from the coding sequence GTGGACGTCGTCGTCATCGGTGCCGGCGTCATCGGCCTGTCGTGCGCCTGGCGGCTCGCCCAGCAGGGAGCCGAGGTGACGGTGGTCGACGACGGCGGCCCCGCGGCCAGCGACGTGGCGGCGGGCATGCTCGCCCCGGTCACCGAGGCCGCGTTCGGCGAGGAGCCCTTGCTGCGACTGGCCTGTCACGCGGTCGCCACCTACCCGTCGTACGTCGACGAGCTCGGCGGCAGCGAGGTCGTCCCGGTGCGGCACGAGGGCACGCTCAGCGTCGGGCTCACCGCCGACGACCGCGCGGAGCTGGCTCGTCTCACCACCTACCGCGACGGTCTCGGACTGCGCACCGAGCAGCTCACGCGGCGCGACACCCGCGAGCGCGAGCCCTTCCTCGCGGCGTCGGTGGGCGGCGCGCTGCTGGCCGCCGACGACCTGTCGGTCGACAACCGCGCCGTGCGCGCCGCGCTACGCGCCCAGGCTCGCGCGGCGGGCGCCGAGATGCTGACTGGCGGCCCGGCACGGCTGCAGGTCGACGCGGGGCGGGCGGTCGGGGTGGCCGTGGGAGTCGACGAGGTGCGCGCCGACGTCGTGGTGCTGGCCGCAGGGGCGCGCAGCAGTGTCGTCGACGGCGTGCCCGAGCACGCCCTGCCACCCGTGGTGCCGGTGAAGGGCCACGTGCTGCGGCTACGCCCCCAGCCCGGCCGTCACGGACCGCCGGCCCTCACCCACACCGTGCGGGCGCTCGTGCACGGCCGCGAGGTCTACCTCGTGCCCCGCGCCGACGGCGAGCTCGTCGTGGGCGCCACCGTCGAGCACCAGGGCCTCGACGACACGGTGGTCGTCGCCGCGGTGCGCGGCCTGCTGCGCGACGCCCACGAGGTGCTGCCGATCGTCGACGAGCTGGCGCTCGCGGAGGTGTCGACCGGGCTGCGCCCAGGGACTCCCGACAACGCGCCGGTCGTCGGCTGGTCGGCGGTGCCCGGGCTGTTCGTCGCCACCGGCCACTACCGCAACGGGATCCTGCTCAGCGGCGTCACCGGGGAAGAGGTGGCCAGACAGGTCGCGGGCCATCCGCCGTCGGCGCTGTGGCAACAGCTCGGTCCACGCCGTTTCACCCTCCAGGAGGCCCACGCATGA
- the thiS gene encoding sulfur carrier protein ThiS, whose amino-acid sequence MTDRPSPDGTVTVNGHPVPVGAGAALADVVRSAGTDPAGIAVALNASVVARSAWPVTTVRAGDVVEIVTAVQGG is encoded by the coding sequence ATGACCGACCGACCATCACCTGACGGCACCGTCACCGTGAACGGCCACCCGGTGCCCGTCGGGGCCGGCGCCGCGCTGGCCGACGTCGTCCGCAGCGCGGGCACCGACCCGGCGGGCATCGCCGTGGCGCTCAACGCGTCGGTCGTAGCGCGCAGCGCCTGGCCGGTCACGACGGTGCGCGCCGGCGACGTCGTCGAGATCGTCACGGCGGTGCAGGGTGGCTGA
- the rplU gene encoding 50S ribosomal protein L21 has product MYAIVRAGGRQEKVSVGDVLVIDKVEGKAGDTLELAPLLLVDGDTVTSDAAKLAKVKVTAELVSPEKGPKITIMKFKNKTGYRKRQGHRQHLTRVKVTGIEA; this is encoded by the coding sequence GTGTACGCGATCGTCCGCGCTGGCGGCCGTCAGGAGAAGGTGTCCGTCGGCGACGTCCTGGTCATCGACAAGGTCGAGGGCAAGGCGGGTGACACCCTCGAGCTGGCGCCCCTGCTGCTCGTCGACGGCGACACCGTGACCAGCGACGCCGCGAAGCTCGCCAAGGTCAAGGTCACCGCCGAGCTCGTCTCCCCGGAGAAGGGCCCCAAGATCACGATCATGAAGTTCAAGAACAAGACCGGTTACCGCAAGCGTCAGGGTCACCGTCAGCACCTCAC
- the thiD gene encoding bifunctional hydroxymethylpyrimidine kinase/phosphomethylpyrimidine kinase, with product MTRTATPTRPVSVLAVAGSDPSGGAGIQADLKTVAAHGGYGMSAITALTAQNTQGVRAVHVPPASFLREQLDALSDDVRIDAVKIGMLGTAEVVDVVADWLARQAPRYVVLDPVMVSQSGHRLLPADAVSALRDRLLECADVVTPNLPELADLLRCAEATCWQDALTQGRELARRHQVHVLVKGGHLGGPLSPDALVDADGTVHELRGHRVATPHTHGTGCTLSTAVATLRPSRPSWYEAVRDAKAWLAGAIEAGAGLEIGQGAGPVDHLHDTVPSSGRSFTTQAWDATAAVRAAIDDLPFVQALADGTLPEPVFAEYLRQDGLYLQQYARALATLAALAPDADQQLWWAQSAQQALAVERQLHESWVDVPDADPALDVPAASAACTAYTSYLLAVAQRGDYAELLAAVLPCFWVYADVGERLLERTRDQPDHPYRRWIDQYGDTAFAARTIEAREMADRAAACSGPATRARMLEAFGTATRYEWMFWDAPWQGVHWPV from the coding sequence ATGACGCGTACTGCCACACCCACCCGACCCGTCAGCGTGCTGGCCGTTGCCGGCAGCGACCCCAGCGGGGGAGCGGGCATCCAAGCCGACCTGAAAACCGTTGCCGCGCATGGCGGTTACGGCATGAGCGCCATCACGGCACTCACCGCGCAGAACACCCAGGGCGTGCGTGCCGTGCACGTTCCCCCGGCGAGCTTCCTGCGCGAGCAGCTCGACGCGCTGTCCGACGACGTGCGCATCGACGCGGTGAAGATCGGCATGCTGGGCACCGCCGAGGTCGTCGACGTGGTGGCCGACTGGCTCGCGCGCCAGGCCCCGCGGTACGTCGTCCTCGACCCCGTGATGGTCTCGCAGTCCGGTCACCGGCTGCTGCCCGCGGACGCCGTCAGCGCGCTGCGCGACCGGCTGCTCGAGTGCGCCGACGTCGTGACGCCCAACCTGCCCGAGCTGGCCGACCTGCTCAGGTGCGCCGAGGCGACGTGCTGGCAGGACGCGCTGACCCAGGGCCGTGAGCTGGCCCGCCGCCACCAGGTGCACGTGCTGGTGAAGGGCGGCCACCTCGGTGGCCCGCTCAGCCCCGACGCCCTCGTGGACGCCGACGGCACGGTGCACGAGCTGCGCGGCCACCGGGTCGCCACGCCGCACACGCACGGCACCGGGTGCACGCTGTCGACCGCGGTGGCGACCCTGCGGCCCAGCCGCCCGAGCTGGTACGAAGCCGTGCGTGACGCCAAGGCGTGGCTGGCCGGCGCGATCGAGGCCGGTGCGGGACTCGAGATCGGGCAGGGCGCCGGGCCGGTCGACCACCTGCACGACACCGTGCCGTCGTCCGGGCGGTCCTTCACGACGCAGGCGTGGGACGCCACCGCCGCGGTGCGCGCCGCGATCGACGACCTGCCGTTCGTGCAGGCGCTGGCCGACGGCACGCTGCCCGAGCCGGTGTTCGCCGAGTACCTGCGCCAGGACGGGCTCTACCTGCAGCAGTACGCCCGGGCCCTGGCGACGCTGGCCGCGCTCGCCCCGGACGCTGACCAGCAGCTGTGGTGGGCGCAGTCGGCCCAGCAGGCCCTCGCCGTCGAGCGCCAGCTGCACGAGTCCTGGGTCGACGTGCCGGACGCCGACCCGGCCCTCGACGTGCCGGCGGCCTCGGCCGCCTGCACCGCCTACACCTCCTACCTGCTCGCCGTGGCCCAGCGCGGCGACTACGCCGAGCTGCTCGCCGCCGTCCTGCCGTGCTTCTGGGTGTACGCCGACGTGGGGGAGCGGCTGCTCGAGCGCACGCGCGACCAGCCCGACCACCCCTACCGGCGCTGGATCGACCAGTACGGCGACACCGCCTTCGCCGCTCGCACGATCGAGGCGCGCGAGATGGCCGACCGGGCGGCGGCGTGCTCGGGCCCGGCCACCCGCGCGCGTATGCTGGAGGCGTTCGGGACGGCCACGCGCTACGAGTGGATGTTCTGGGACGCCCCCTGGCAGGGGGTGCACTGGCCGGTTTGA